The genomic region GAACTCATGGCCGAACAATTGCAGCGGGGCTTCGGTATCAAGGCGCCGCTTGACGCGCTCGTAGGCCAGCGTTGGTATGCCCTGCGCCAACTGCGCCTCGGTAACGCTGGGCTGCACATAAAGCGGCCGGGCAATCACGTGATCCGGTTGCAACGCCGGCTCAGGAATGTCGTCGAGCCGCATATCGCCAAACCCATGGAAACGCCAGGCTTTCATCGTTCGATCCTAAATGCCTAAACAAACTTCAATCCGACGCTGTGCCACTCGAATAGTCCAAGTACCGAACCTGCTGCGGTCGATTTGTGCTCACAAAAAATGTAAGAGAATAATTCCGAAGCACGAATCACGCGAATGAGATTTCCACGTACACGTCTTTATTCGTGCAATTCGTGTGATTCGTGGCTAATAAATTGTTGTCCTGATTCCCGCTGCGAGTCCCTGTGCCTCCGAGCCTCCGTGGTGCAATTCTGCGACTGCCGCTCTTAATGGCGCGTAAATTTCTGCAACGTATGGCAATCGGGCGAGACCAGCCCGCGGTTGCCGCCGGCGGACATGACGACTTCGGCGACGTAAATGTCGCCGCGCGAGTCGACCCAAATGTCGTGCGGCGCGAAGAAATCGCCAGCAGCGCACGGGTCGTCGCCGCCCCCCCATCGCGCGCGCAGCTTTCCGCTGCGATCGAAAATACTTACTCGTCCGCCAGTGGCATCGGGGCTGGGGGCAACCGTGCCAGGCCACATGCCGGCGCGATAGCCCAACTCGGCTACGAACACATCGCCCGTGGGATCGATAAACACCTGGCACGGTCGAGCGATTTCGGTCCACTCGTCGCGATAGACACCATCCGCCGAGAAGCGCTGGATGCGGCTATTCTCTCGGTCGGCCACATAGACGGTTCCCGCCGCGTCGACAGCAATGCCATGCGGCACACGGAACTGTCCCGGCCCGCTTCCCGGTTCTCCCCAGGAGAGGATCAATTCCCCGTTGGGGGCAAACTTGTGAACCCGCGCGTTGCCATAGCCGTCGGCCACATAGATTGCGCCGTCGGGGGCGAGCGCCAGGTTGGTAGGAAAATGAAATGGCCGGCCGGCATGCGTGATCGTGCGAAAATCAATGCTCGTGGCGCCCGTGTCGGCAGGACGCCCGCTCGTGCCCAGCGTGAGCAGCAGTTTCCCTTCGGGCGTAAATTTGCGCACCGTATGGTCGAGGTCATCGGTCGTGTACACAGAGTCGTCGGGCCCGATGAAGATGCCATGCGCGCGGGCGAACATCCCCGTGCCCCACGACCGCAAAAAAGTGCCGTCCGCGGCGAACACGATCACCGGCTGCTCACCCCGGTTGAAAACGTAGACCTGGTCGTGGCCGTCGGTGGCGATGGCCGAGACCTCCGTCCACTTGTAGCCCGCTGGCAATTGGGCCCAACGGTCGCAAGCCTCGTAGCCGAAGTCGCGGCAACTACCTGTCGTCAGCGCAGAATTTTCGAGAGGGGGTCTGCTCGTCATGGCTGCTCTTGCCCGGCTGCGATTCTTTCTTCCGGCGCGTCGGGCATTAACCACGCGATGCCGGCAGCGGGAATAAACAGAAATCCGGCGAACAGCATCGCTAATCGCGAGTCGCCGACGTGCGAAAACAATCCAAACACCACCGTGCCCAGGCCAGCGGCGATCCGGCCGAAGTTATAGCAAAATCCTGCCCCGGTCGTGCGCAGCAGCGTGGGAAAGAGTGGGGGCAAGTACATGGTGAACAAGCCAAACAAGCCTTGGCAGACTCCGATGGCCGCCAATCCATACCACAGCGAATTGTGATCGCGCGGCACCCCGTACGTAACTGCGAGCGACACGAAGTATCCCAGGCACAACACGGCGATTGCCCGCCGATAACGAAAGCGACGTGCCAAGGCCGCGGCCAGGAAGTTTCCGACGATCGACATGATCATCACCAACCACACTGCCTTGCTCACCAGATGACCGCGTTCGGCAGCGGTCCAGTCGGCAAGCTCTGGCAGGTTCCGCAATTGCTGCGCGTACCAGAACATGAAGGCCCAATGTGCCGTCAGCGCCAGGCCGCAGACCAGCAACGTCAAGATCGTCACGCGCCGGACCGGCGAGCGAAATAAATCGCCGAATGGCGGCTGGGCATGGGCCGCGTTGGCTTTGGCCGTGTGCCACTCTTCGGGCTCGGGGACGGCACGGCGAATCCACAGGACCAGTAGCGCAGGCAATACCCCGACTAGGAATACTGTCCGCGGCGAGTGATCGGCCAGCAGGAAAATGGCCAGCCCGGCAAGCATGACACCCAAGTTCACGCCGGTTTGCAGTACGGCGGCCATCCACGGTCGCCAACGTTGCGGCCAGGTCTCGCTCAACAGCGACGCGCCCACGGCCCACTCGCCGCCGATGCCAAGCGCCGCCAAAAATCGCAAGATCATCAGCTGCCACCACGTCTGCGCGAAGTACGACAGACCAGTGAAAATCGCGTAGGTCAAAATCGTCGCCATCAATGCCCGGCTGCGCCCCAGCCGATCGGCGATGCGACCAAAGAAACCGCCTCCTAGCGCCCAGCCGAACAAGAACGCGGCCTGGATCCAGGAACTGTAGTAGCCGACGCTGGGGTCCTTTTGATCGGTTACATCCAATAACTCTGCCACGAAGGGCGTCGCCACCAGTATGTACAGGTGCATGTCCAGCCCGTCGAACAACCAACCAAGCCAGGCCGCGATACCGGACTTCCATTGCTCGGGAGAGAGGTCGCTCAAGCGCGCGGCTTGCTGGTCCTGGGCAGTAGCGCTTGGTTGCTGAGCGAAAGGCTGTGGCCGGGGCGGCTTTAAGGGTTCTATGCGTGTCACTGCGCCTATTAAAAGTAAGAGGTGCGAGCCGTCGGGCATGCTGGCTCAAGGAATCGTTCACTGCGGGATGGCGTCCGACGATGGCGCCATGTTGAGGATGCGCCCTAACCCAATACCTCCTTTACCACGCGGGCTCCGTTCACGCCGGTCAGCTTCTCTTTCAGACCGTTTTGTTCTAGGAACAGTTCCTCGTGGTCGAGGCCTAACAGGTGCAGAATCGTCGCGTGCCAGTCAGGTACGCTAACGCGGTTCTCGACGGATGCAAGCCCCAGCTCATCGGTAGCGCCATACGTCAGGCCCCCTTTGACTCCTGCGCCGGCCATCCAGGTGCAGAAGGCGTTTTTATTGTGATCCCGGCCGGCAGTGTGCTCGCTCTTGTCGGCGGCCAACTGTGCGATGGGAAGGCGGCCGAATTCTCCGCCCCATACGACCAGTGTGTCGTCCAGCAGGCCGCGCTGCTTGAGATCGCGCAACAGACCTGCGATCGGCAGGTCGGTGCGCTCGCAGGCCCCCTTCAGGCCCGCGGCCAGGCCGGTGTGATTGTCCCAAATCTGCCCATTGATATAGAGCTGCACGAAGCGCACGCCCCGCTCGACCAATCGCCGCGCGATCAGGCAGCGGCGGCCGTAAGAATCGGTCGGCTCTTTGCCGATGCCGTACATTTCGTGCGTTTGCGCCGTTTCGCGTGACAAATCCAGGGCGTCGGTCGCGGCGACTTGCATCCGCGCCGCGAGTTCGTAGCTGGCAATCCGCGCGTCGAGATTCGGCTGGCCGGGCCGGCCGCGTTTGTGAATCGCGTCTAACCGCGCGAGCAGATCCTGCTCCATCGCACGCAGCGCGGGGGGGCGATCGACGTCGGGCCGCAGATTGAGAACCGGAGATCCCGTCGAGCGAAATCGTGTCCCTTGGAACACGGGTGGCAGA from Pirellulales bacterium harbors:
- a CDS encoding peptidyl-alpha-hydroxyglycine alpha-amidating lyase family protein, producing the protein MTSRPPLENSALTTGSCRDFGYEACDRWAQLPAGYKWTEVSAIATDGHDQVYVFNRGEQPVIVFAADGTFLRSWGTGMFARAHGIFIGPDDSVYTTDDLDHTVRKFTPEGKLLLTLGTSGRPADTGATSIDFRTITHAGRPFHFPTNLALAPDGAIYVADGYGNARVHKFAPNGELILSWGEPGSGPGQFRVPHGIAVDAAGTVYVADRENSRIQRFSADGVYRDEWTEIARPCQVFIDPTGDVFVAELGYRAGMWPGTVAPSPDATGGRVSIFDRSGKLRARWGGGDDPCAAGDFFAPHDIWVDSRGDIYVAEVVMSAGGNRGLVSPDCHTLQKFTRH
- a CDS encoding MFS transporter, with translation MSDLSPEQWKSGIAAWLGWLFDGLDMHLYILVATPFVAELLDVTDQKDPSVGYYSSWIQAAFLFGWALGGGFFGRIADRLGRSRALMATILTYAIFTGLSYFAQTWWQLMILRFLAALGIGGEWAVGASLLSETWPQRWRPWMAAVLQTGVNLGVMLAGLAIFLLADHSPRTVFLVGVLPALLVLWIRRAVPEPEEWHTAKANAAHAQPPFGDLFRSPVRRVTILTLLVCGLALTAHWAFMFWYAQQLRNLPELADWTAAERGHLVSKAVWLVMIMSIVGNFLAAALARRFRYRRAIAVLCLGYFVSLAVTYGVPRDHNSLWYGLAAIGVCQGLFGLFTMYLPPLFPTLLRTTGAGFCYNFGRIAAGLGTVVFGLFSHVGDSRLAMLFAGFLFIPAAGIAWLMPDAPEERIAAGQEQP
- a CDS encoding DUF1501 domain-containing protein; the protein is MPHDHELGGIFVCGLTDGAMIDKNSSRQRATQLAPPSAAALSRRGFLHRVSGGIHGAALAYLLSQDFAGSRRLLAAESPVHPPIDMAPRPPHIAPRARTVIHLFMNGGPSQMDLFDPKPALDQHHGEAYFSKIAGEVENPQSAGAIMRSPFKFAQHGQCGMWVSDALPHLARQVDDLALIRSMYTTNLTHEPAIYLVQTGKMGPGRPTLGSWVVYGLGSENQNLPAYVVLDDPLGLPINGVDNWQAGFLPPVFQGTRFRSTGSPVLNLRPDVDRPPALRAMEQDLLARLDAIHKRGRPGQPNLDARIASYELAARMQVAATDALDLSRETAQTHEMYGIGKEPTDSYGRRCLIARRLVERGVRFVQLYINGQIWDNHTGLAAGLKGACERTDLPIAGLLRDLKQRGLLDDTLVVWGGEFGRLPIAQLAADKSEHTAGRDHNKNAFCTWMAGAGVKGGLTYGATDELGLASVENRVSVPDWHATILHLLGLDHEELFLEQNGLKEKLTGVNGARVVKEVLG